The DNA sequence GACCAATCATGAGATTGGAGAGCTGCCAATGGGGTTCAGTAACTACTAATGTTTTAAGGGCCCTCCAGCCTTTAAATGCAACACTCTTTCATTGTTAAGAGTGTGAGGGTATACACTGAACTGCTTTATACTGCACCCTGTGATTTACTAGGTAGTGACTCACAAATATGAACCTCTGCCGTAACTTATTAAAATTTGCAGAGAAAACAGTCAAAGGATGTATTGTATAAAAGAACAATAAGTTAATTATTTACAACTCAGCATGCCTATCTGTATTTCATCATTACGGTATTTCCCAAATCACTGTTTGTTTAGTGTCATCCTTGGATTTATAATTGATCTGGTTCAGTTTTGCTAGATCGTGGATTTTTGGACTATGCCATTGAATATGATTAGGAAATACTTCATCAGATGATATAAATAGCATTTTCGGGGAAGGAAATATACCTTGCATGCTGAAGACGGCTTCTTACTCATAACGGTATTTTCTTTATTCTTTTGTTTGCACCTGAACAAGTTATTATTAATCTTTAAAGTTTcgtttgtatgttatgtttagttaGAAACCAGGCCCTCATTGGGAAGAAGTATTATTACATCTCTGTTCCTTTATAGGTAGAGATACTTTTAAATTGACCACCACGGGAATTGTCATACATGTAGTTAGCACATGAGCCTTCAGGAACTCACAAGTGTTTTTTTCAGATGGGTCCTGTATTTACACAATGATTTAGCAAAACTCTGAAGAAAATTCAGTGTTTGCTCCCAAAATAATATTTGCTCAAAGCATACTGAATCGTGAAACTGGCTTTTATTTTCTAAATTCCATTGTTACATAGCCAATACCTTATATTAAACAAATGCTTTTATAAACAGTATTTGTGAAACACACTGGATATCTCTTCTAACGCTGCCAGTTCTTCCCCTTGGTATCCCTCATTTTCTTTTACAATCCTACCTTGTCTTTGTATCCCCTTCATGTTTTTTTCTACCTCCTTCTCTTTCTTTTTGTCTTATTTGCCTCCAAACGATCAGTCAttcactctcattctcctctctatTGTAATAATCACACCAACAATAGTACTCCATACTCCTATATACCAGCTCTACTTTTTCATCACTACAAACACTAAATCCAATTGTTGTCTACAAGATCTTGGCCATTAACATCTTCAGTAATCTATCATTATAACATATTCCACAGGTGTGTCTCTCCTAAGAAGAGATGAGGCCTCTTCCTTACCTCGTGCTGCTCATCACTCTAACATTTGCTTCTGACCATGATACGTCCCATGATATAAAAAATGAACACAagaatggacaagaagaggaggaTTGTGCAAAAGCACAAGCAATAGCGCCGGCAAATATGCACTTTGCTGTTAACCTGTACAAACACATTGCTTCCAAATCAGGGAGTTCTGCCCAAAACATCTTTTTCTCACCTGTGAGCATTTCCACAGCGTTTGCCATGTTATCCATTGGGGCTAAATCTGCCACTCACAGGCAGATTATAGAAGGTTTAAGCTTAAATCAAACACAGATTGAAGAAGAAAAGATACACAAAGCATTTGAACATCTCCTCCTGGCATTAAATAAACCAAAGAGTGAGCTGCAGGTCAGCATTGGAAATGCCCTCTTTGTAGGAGACAAGGTGAGGATCCTGAAGAGTTTTGCGCACGAGGTGGAACATCACTACCACGCAGCCGTCATATCTGCTAACTTCGAAAACCCAGAGGATGCTGGGAAACAAATCAACGATTATGTGAAGAATAGAACAAATGGGAAAATAGAAGAACTGGTCAGAGACCTTGATGAGGACACGAAGATGGTTCTGGTTAATTACGTCTTCTTCAAAGGTAAGAAATGGCGTTTTGCTGAGACTAATGGGTTACTTTAAAGCTATAAATCAGTGTCTGTTTTGCATGCTTCAGATCAttcattagtatatatatatatatataatcagaaccAAATTCTGATTTTCACTAATACATTTTATGCTCCTTCTTTACCGGAGAAAAAATGGTTTAGATTATAAATGAATGAGCTGAGGCCAGCTATGTCTACGCCAGGCTTAGTGTTCTATAGAGAAATCTTGCATCAATAACTTGGCCAGAAGATGTAAATGTCTAGAACCAAAATGGAATACAGTCAATGATCTGGATATTTAGTTTCATCCTTTATGCTATCACCAAATTAGCTCAACATTTTACTCCCTTCAATAGAGCAACAGAATGCAAGATATAGGGACCAGCTCATCTGCTTTTTAAACATGCCTAAGATTATACCATGTTCTCCCTGTGTATAACATGTTCCCCACTTCTGGACTGGATTACTACATTCATTTCTCCAATACCTTAAGAAAACCCAGGTCCACAGCACTGCCACACTTACGTACAACATGTTCTACCAATATGTACTTCCCAATGTATCTCTCCTGGGAAAGTGTTAATTGTTCATGATTGCTGGTTTTCTTTATTCttacactagctgagagccccggcgttgcccgggatgtttgtggtgtgggtgtggcatttgggtggggagtggtccacacggcccatgtgcggtggtagtgctgctgtggctgtactgatggtgatcgTATCGGTGTggtgatttgggagggtttggtgctgatgtgggggtgcggatgtgggtgtgccgatgggggaggtgcaaaggtggcgatgtgtgggtgctgatggtgttgatgggggctgggaatggcggggagccgagaatgccagtgtgctgggggggcatgggataccggtgtgctgatgtggtggtgctggggatagtgtgtgtgtgtatacatgtttgtgtgtatacattgtatgtgtgggaagggggggcaggtggtgcgaagggggggggtgaagggggtggggggtggaggggagggggagggtggaggataggtgaaggggggggtggaggagaggtgaatggggggtgaaggggaggtggaggggggtgaagggggggtggaggggaggtgaaggggggctggagggaggtgaggggaggtgaggggtgggtgaggggaggtgaagggaggtgaggggaggtgaaggccgctcattcacccatccggccgctccctcagccgtccggccgctccctcagccgtccggcagctcacacgtggatgtgaggcgggaggcagcatgttgtggccgctcccccgctgtgtcccgggcgctcgctcccccgctgactgtagcggcgccgggggggggaggggaggtgaagggggaggtgaaggggggtgaggggtgggtgaggggaggtgagggggaggtgaaggggggtgaggggaggtgaaggccgctcactcacccgtccggaagctcccacgtggatgtgaggcgggaggcagcgtgttgtggccgctcccccgctgtgtcccgggcgctcgctcccccgctgactgtagcggcgccgggggagggggggggctgaaagcgcgggagacacggggagaggaggaggtgcgcgcgggtgtggaggctgatgttcggggaggaagaggcggaggctccgggaccggtgggtatgtgagccccaccccccgggttatacatgctgctaatgtacacaccccccctactgtgtgtgtgtgtgtgtgtgtgtgtccctgtgtgtgtgtgtggtgtgtgtgtggtgtgtgtgtgtccctgtgtgtgtgtgtccctgtgtgtgtgtgtccctgtgtgtgtgtgtccctgtgtgtgtgtgtgtccctgtgtgtgtgtccctgtgtgtgtgtgccctgtgtgtgtgtgtgtccctgtgtgtgtgtgtgtgtccctgtgtgtgtgtgtccctgtgtgtgtccctgtgtgtgtgtgtgtgtgtgtgtgtccctgtgtgtgtgtccctgtgtgtgtgtccctgtgtgtgtgtgtgtccctgtgtgtgtgtgtgtccctgtgtgtgtgtccctgtgtgtgtgtgtgtccctgtgtgtgtgtgtgtccctgtgtgtcctttggcccgtcacgccacctcaggccaatgagaggtgtgcgggggcgggccaagggaccaatcagatttcccctagggacaccggacatccaggcaggcaggcaggcaggcaggcaggcaggcaggcaggcatatagtgctttcactaatatagtataaagatAGTGCTGAACATGAACTCACCACTGTACAAAATGAAATGAATGTTGCACAGTGGTTGGTGTTGAATCCATTTTATTCTGTCTATTCCATTGGACACCTTCTCGCAGCACAGGATCCCTTACAACCCTAATGTTATGGCTCTTTTGTTTTATTAGGAGAATGGGAACATCCTTTCCACCCAGATTCCACCAGAATAAGTAACTTCTCAGTGGATGAGCACACGGAAGTTGAGGTTCCCATGATGAATCACCTTGGCCTCTACAAGATTTTCCTTGACCTTGAGCTTGGATGTGAAGTGATTCGCCTGCCATACAAGAATAACACTTTCATGCTGCTTGCTATACCTGAACTGGGGAAAATGCACACGCTAGAAGAGGCTTTGTCAATAGAGACAATAATAAGGTGGAAAAATTCAACACAAACTCGGTAAGTGCGCCTTAAACCATAATGGGGTCTGTGTATCACTGTATCCTGCCTGCAGAAGTGGAACAGAAAATGCAACTGCTTTATCAAAGAAAGGCAATCTCTTGGAAATGTTGTTTCCCTTTTAAAAATTCGGTGCAGGTTTTTTGCACAGTTTTGCCTTGATTGTAAAGAAATGAACCCAACTGTGACCAAGTTACCAAGAGCTGAACATCAGTTAAGAACATTTCATGAATTTCATCCTTCGGTAACTGTAACCCTTGAGAGAACAGAAAAAAAGGACAGGATTCTCTAAATAATTATTGTTGCTTTCTTAGCATGAGGTGTAATATGTATATTTTGCAAGGCACAAACCTCACCAGTCGCCTTGGCTAATACAACACAACCATGTTCTCTTTCTTATCCATAGGTTGGTGGAGCTTTATTTGCCCAAGTTTTCTTTCAGCTATTCCCTTAAACTGAATGAGATCCTTGGGGACATAGGAATGACAGATGTGTTTAGTGACCAAGCTGATTTCTCTGGGATTACTGAAGACTTTAAACTGAAGGTCTCAAAAGTAAGTCCTTTTCTTTTTGCACGTTGTAGTATAGCTACCTCTGCCTTTATGTGGTTAGAGTGAGGAACATGCATAAAATTCTGTGAAAATGTACATATTGTGATGTATTGCAATGTATTGTGATTGAGTATTTAACTCTATACAAGAAAAGGCAAATAAAATAGACTGACAGATTTCTTTAAATGCTCTTGTAACACATTGTTAAAATGTAAAAACTATGTCCTGTTACTTTGTTTCCTTTAGGCCGTGCACAAGGCTGTATTGGATGTTGACGAAAAGGGAACAGAAGCAGCCGGAGCTACAGCCATTGAAATGGTTCCCATGGCTCTATTCCCATCACATAGAGTGGACAGACCGTTTCTCCTGCTCATCTGCAGCCAAGAGACTAACAGCATACTATTCATGGGGAGAGTCGTCAACCCAACAGAGAAATAACTTAAACAACAAGGCAGAAGTTCAATGCTTGTGACCTGCGGAAGACATGTCTGTGTCAACccaatgtatgtgtatatgccaCCCAAAGATCTCTGCATGACTCATACGTAtatagatgcagccaccagtatccggtCACTTGCccgggtaaaaactaaggcatctcacagtaaatgcctcaacatttctgtgacattcctaatggcccatcggattaacacagcggggtgtCCCCGCAGTCCcactcagtttgaatgggaccgcAGGgacccccccgctgtgttaatctgatgggccattaggaatgtcatagaaatgttgaggcatttactgtgagattgccccagattttccaggcacgtgatcggatactggtggctgcatctgtatgtagggGTCCAAAGTGTATTATCTGCTTTTGTACTGATCATTACTGAATATCTGCACCACTCCTTGAAGCAATCAAGCATGGTTTTAAATGATTAAAGTAcgatacagtatgtttgtgttgGCTACTATGGTATGGTATTGAGTAtattaagtatgggtgtacaataatgggTCCACATATTAGaataaggctgtgtccatagtgGTTCGTACGGCGCAAGCGATATATACAAACCAATGGAGGCCAATGCGCCTGTGCACAGTGCGCGGTGAGGCGACCGATGCAGGGTGAGACAAACTTGCTTGTCTTTGCCGCACgatggccaggtcacgtgagcggttcgcccaatgagggcgaaccagcactGTGACATCACGGAGTGTAGTGACCAGGGAGTCAGTGGAGGCACCGGGTGTAGTGACCAGTGAGGCAGTGGAGTCACCGGGTGTAGTGACCAGGGAGGCAGTGGAGGCACTGGGTGCAGTGACCAGGGAGGCAGTGCGGATTCACTCCAGTCCCTGCTACATCACCCACGTTAGCCCATTGAGGGCTACCACTGTCTGAGCCATGCCATTCAGCATGGCACCTGTCTGCTGCCGCATGGCATGCATGCTGATGCGGTGTTGGGGGTGGGCTGCTAGCTCCCAACATCTTGATGTGGCCTCTATCCACAAGAGTCGGGCCATGACACGGCGGAACCCACGGCCCTGCATCTCCATCAGTGCCACGTGATGGCCCATTAATGGGTTCTCTGATAGAGGTGCAGAGATATGGTGCCTACGTGCAGCTGGAGCTGTGGTGGATGCAGCCTGACCGGTGGTGGGTGAACCTTGACCGGTGGTGGGTGCAGCTTGACCGGTGGTGGGTGCAGCTGGGGCAGGTGGAGGAGACATGGCATACTTCTCTGGAGAAACTTCGGTGAAAAACTTTTTGTAGAGCAATTACATTTAGTGATCTCTTATTTTTAAGCGTGTCCTGGGCACTAAGTTATGTTAAGTAGTTTAAAAGTGACTATTTCTGATTGCTATGGCTAACATCAGAAGTGTGGAATGCATTGATAAAGGAAGATGATTTGAGGGACACAGGTCAATAGCTGAAGCAGTGGGGTGATCGTTAGCAGAAGGAAGAGCAACAAGATTTTTAGGTGAACCTTAAGACTATAAGCAGGTTGCCGAAGGTGATTCTTAGGAGATAAGTGATGGGTACAGTGAGAGAGATACCTTTAATCATGTTTTACAGGAAATCTTTGAGATACCGAGACTCGAAGTGTTGGTTAAACTAGTATTCTTGTGCACTGCCATGTGCAAGGCAAGGTGTTTTCTAATCTTATGAGGGCACACATATATGCATTTCACATACATTAATTACTTTCACTTACCAGGTCACTCAAGAT is a window from the Ascaphus truei isolate aAscTru1 unplaced genomic scaffold, aAscTru1.hap1 HAP1_SCAFFOLD_2474, whole genome shotgun sequence genome containing:
- the LOC142481280 gene encoding alpha-1-antitrypsin-like, giving the protein MRPLPYLVLLITLTFASDHDTSHDIKNEHKNGQEEEDCAKAQAIAPANMHFAVNLYKHIASKSGSSAQNIFFSPVSISTAFAMLSIGAKSATHRQIIEGLSLNQTQIEEEKIHKAFEHLLLALNKPKSELQVSIGNALFVGDKVRILKSFAHEVEHHYHAAVISANFENPEDAGKQINDYVKNRTNGKIEELVRDLDEDTKMVLVNYVFFKGEWEHPFHPDSTRISNFSVDEHTEVEVPMMNHLGLYKIFLDLELGCEVIRLPYKNNTFMLLAIPELGKMHTLEEALSIETIIRWKNSTQTRLVELYLPKFSFSYSLKLNEILGDIGMTDVFSDQADFSGITEDFKLKVSKAVHKAVLDVDEKGTEAAGATAIEMVPMALFPSHRVDRPFLLLICSQETNSILFMGRVVNPTEK